TGTAAATAGTGAAAATTTAATCATAAATGATTTGGTTGCCCAGTTAGCTTTATAGTTTGAAATTATAAAATCTATTAAATTATACTAAAAGGAATTCCCCTTAAAGCAATATAAGCAAATCTATAACTTTTATAAATAAGAAAACAAAGAAAAATTAAAAATATTTGTATCTATATGTTACAATTAATAATTTAGTTTTTTTAAGTTTACTTTTTTAAATAAAATTGCATACATATGTAAAACAATTATCAAAATTTTGCTTAGCCAAATTAGCTTTTTCAAAATCTTCAAATAACCCAAAAACAGTTGAACCACTTCCACTCATTAAACTAAAAAAAGATCCGTTATCGTACATTTGATCTTTTATTTTTTTTATACCAGGATACTCTTTGAACACTACATTTTCAAAATCATTCACAAAATATTTTTTAAATAAACTTACATCATTGACTGCTTCAAACAATAAATTTTCTAGATTTAAATTTTCTTTTTTTAAATTTATAATTAAAGAATTGTAAGCCCATACTGTTGGTATATGAATTCCTGGGTTAACAAGCAAAACAGTATAAGGTAATTTTATATGTATTTTTTTAATAACTTCACCTCTTGAACTAACTTCCACTAATCCTTTTTCTATAAAATATGGTACGTCACTTCCTAATTTAAATGCAAGTTCTTTTAAATCTGAAATACTTAAATTTAGTTTCCAAATTTCGTTCAATATAATCAATGTAGTTGCAGCATCACTACTTCCACCACCCAAACCAGCACCAATTGGAATATTTTTCTTCAATAAGATTTCAGCTCCAAGCAAATTGTTGTTTGCAGTTTCTCTTAACAATTTAGCAGCACTAATACATAAATTATCTATTTCAGTAGATAATTTATCGTTACCATTTACTATACATCGAATTAAACCAGTTGATAGATTTTCTATTTTTAACTCATCAAATAAATTTACAGTTGAAAATAAAGAAATAATATTATGATAACCATCATCTCTACGGTTCAATATTTCAAGTGCAAGGTTTATTTTAGCAGGAGATTTATGTATCATTCTAGTTTTAATCAAATTAATAATTAAATAAAATTATTTTTGCAAGATAAATAATAATTATGTCTAATAAAATCAAAATAGCTGTTGATGCAATGGGCTCTGATAATGCTCCAATTGCAGATATTACTGGGTCAATCAAATCTATTAAAGATTCTAAGGAAACTGATTTTGATATTATTTTAGTTGGTGATAAAGATAAGTTGAATTTTGAGTTATCAAAACATAATAATTATGATAAATCAAGAATTACAATTCATCATGCATCTGATGTAATTACAATGAAAGATGAACCCGCTTTAGCTGTAAGATCAAAAAGAGAAAGTTCTATTGTAAAAGGGATCAATTTACATAAAGATTCAGGAGCTGATGCTTTTATTTCAGCAGGAAATACTGGTGCAGTAATGGCAGCATCAACTTTAATTCTTGGAAGAATCAATGGTGTATCAAGACCAACAATAGCAGCTTTATTTCCTTCAACACAAGGTTTTACTGTAGTTGCTGATGTTGGTGCAAACGTTGATACAAAGCCACAAAATCTTTATGAATTTGCTGTTATGACAAGCATTTATGCTGAACAAATTTTAGGATATATAAACCCAACTATTGCTCTTTTAAGCGTTGGTGAAGAAGAAAGTAAAGGAGATGAAAGAACCCAAGAAGCTTACAAACTTATAAAACAAAGCAAACTTAATTTTGTTGGAAATGTTGAAGGAAGAGATATTCTTGGTAACAAAGCTAGGGTAATTATTTGTGATGGATTTTCTGGCAATGTAGTTCTCAAATTAACCGAAAGTATACCTAAACTATTGAAAACAAAACTCGTAGAATTTTCTAAAAAGAGCTTGTTTAATAAAATAATTACAGGACTTTCAAAGGGTACTTTAAAAAAAGTATTAGAAGAATTAGATTATCAAGAATATGGAGGTGTTCCATTATTAGGTGTTAATGGAGTTACTATTATTGGGCACGGATCTTCTAATGAAAAAGCAATGAAGAACATGATTTTGAAAGCAAGAGAGATGGTAATAAAGCAAGTAAATATGCGGATTGCAGAGGAATTATCAAATTAGTTAATTTTATAATTAAATATAGTTTAAGTTTATTCTCTTATTTTTTTTATCAATTTAACAAATATCTTTATTAATCATAATTTAAAAATACTAAATTCAATAGTGCCCACCTTTTATATCAATTTAAAGAATAAACAAGAGTATATAAAATTAGCTGAGGTAATAGATTGCACAAACTCAAATGAAGGTTCAGTTTTTGTATTGTATACCAAATTAGGAGTTGAAAAATTATTTATTCGAAGTATTGAAGAGTTTGAAATTAAATTTTTTAGAATTGATAAATAAAGATTAAATTTTCAATTTTATTTTGTTATCCTTTTCAATTACTCAATATTTGACACAATAAAATAATTACAAAAATGTTCAATAAAGTTTTAGTTATTTCAGCTTCATCAGGGGGTGGTCATTTAAGAGTAGCTGAAGCATTGGTAACAGCATTTGGAAATAAAAATGCTACCCGTCAAATTTACCATATTGATGCACTTCAGTTCATGCCAAAAACATTTAG
Above is a window of Chlorobiota bacterium DNA encoding:
- the ispE gene encoding 4-(cytidine 5'-diphospho)-2-C-methyl-D-erythritol kinase; translated protein: MIHKSPAKINLALEILNRRDDGYHNIISLFSTVNLFDELKIENLSTGLIRCIVNGNDKLSTEIDNLCISAAKLLRETANNNLLGAEILLKKNIPIGAGLGGGSSDAATTLIILNEIWKLNLSISDLKELAFKLGSDVPYFIEKGLVEVSSRGEVIKKIHIKLPYTVLLVNPGIHIPTVWAYNSLIINLKKENLNLENLLFEAVNDVSLFKKYFVNDFENVVFKEYPGIKKIKDQMYDNGSFFSLMSGSGSTVFGLFEDFEKANLAKQNFDNCFTYVCNFI
- the plsX gene encoding phosphate acyltransferase PlsX, which gives rise to MKIAVDAMGSDNAPIADITGSIKSIKDSKETDFDIILVGDKDKLNFELSKHNNYDKSRITIHHASDVITMKDEPALAVRSKRESSIVKGINLHKDSGADAFISAGNTGAVMAASTLILGRINGVSRPTIAALFPSTQGFTVVADVGANVDTKPQNLYEFAVMTSIYAEQILGYINPTIALLSVGEEESKGDERTQEAYKLIKQSKLNFVGNVEGRDILGNKARVIICDGFSGNVVLKLTESIPKLLKTKLVEFSKKSLFNKIITGLSKGTLKKVLEELDYQEYGGVPLLGVNGVTIIGHGSSNEKAMKNMILKAREMVIKQVNMRIAEELSN